GGATGATCGGAGAGATGACTTTCTTAAATACTAAGTATGCTCCACCGATGATCAGTAATAATGCAGATGTTTCACCAATTGTTCCAGGAACGAATCCTAAGAATGATTTCATAACATCTACGCTTTTTCCCTGTTCCATAACAGCAAGTGGTGTTGCTGTTGTTACACCATCATATGTAAATGTTGTCATTCTTGCTGCAAATGAGATCATTAAGAAACATCTTGCACCAAGGGCTGGGTTCATAAAGTTCTGTCCCAATCCACCGAACACCTGTTTTACAACGATGATCGCGAAGATTCCACCAAGGATTGGCATCCAGAATGGTGCTCCTGATGGTAAGTTTAATGCAAGTAACAGTCCGGTCAATGCCGCACTTAAGTCACCTACAGTAATTGGCTGTTTCATAAGTTTCTGGTAAATATACTCAACGACAACACAGGTAGCAACAGAAATTGCAACTGTCAGTGCCGCAGATGCTCCAAAGATATAGATACCAAAAATTGTAGCGGGTAGTAATGCGATGATAACATCTAACATAATCTTTTGTGTTGAGCCGTTATCTCTTACATGAGGGTTGGCTGACACATGATATAATGTTTCGCTCATATGTATCTCTCCTTTATTTCTTTCTACGGTTAGCTAATACCTGTTTACGACCTGTCTTCATGGACTGTGCAAGGTTACGTTTTGCTGGACATACAAATGAACAAGATCCACACTCAACGCATTCTGCTCCATAAAGTTTCTCAAACTCGTCAAACTGATTATGATCTGCTAATACAGATAATTTTGCTGGCATCAGCTTCTGTGGACAGACGCTTACACATCTTCCACAACGAATACAATTGCTTGGTTGGTTCGCAGCAACTTCATCTTTTGTGAATGCTAAGAAGCATGAGAATGTTTTGACAGCTGGTACATCTGTTGTAAACATTGCCATACCCATCATAGGTCCACCAGAAATGATCTTCTCAGGCTGTGTCTTAAATCCACCGGCTGCTTCGATCAGTTCCTGTACGTTTGTTCCTGTACGTACTTTAAAGTTGCTTGGATTCTTGATCGCATCTCCAGTAACTGTCACAACACGTTCGTATAATGGTTTACCATCTTTGACAGCTTCTTTGATCGCTACGATCGTAGCTACGTTATCTACGATGCATCCTGCATCTGCTGGTAACATGCTGGAGTTGATGCTTCTTCCTGTTGTTGCATAAATCAAAGAACGTTCTGCACCCTGTGGGTATTTTGTCTTTAATGTAGCAACGCTGATTCTTGCATCACCTTTTACTAATGCTTCTACTTTAGCAATTGCATCTTTTTTATTATCTTCAATACCAATGATACCTTTTGCTTTTGGGAACATATCAAGTACGATATTTAATCCTTCAATTAAAAGTTCTGGTGTCTCCATTAAGATGCGGTAGTCACCTGTGATATAAGGTTCACACTCCGCTCCATTTACGATGATATATTCGATCGCATCTGGATCTTTTGGCGCTAATTTCACATGTGTTGGGAATCCGGCTCCACCAAGTCCTACGATTCCAGCTTCTTTGATCGCTGCTAAAACATCATCTTTAGACATCTGATCATAAGGTTTTGCCTCAAAGGCAGCCTCTTTGAATTCTCCATCATTCTCAATTACGATAGAGTTAACTTTTGCTCCGGCTGGAGTCATTCTTGGCTCGATCGCCTTTACAGTTCCTGAAACAGAGCTGAAAATATTCGCGGATACAAATCCTCCAGCTTCTGCCACCTTCTGGCCTACTAACACCTGGTCTCCCTTGCTAACGATTGGCTGTGCAGGAGCACCGATGTGCTGACCTAAAGGTAAAACAACATCTCCTTTTGGCAGGTATTCGGTGATTGGTGAATTCTTTGCAAATTCTTTACCATCTGCCGGATGAACACCGCCGCTAAATGTAAACAATGCCATTTTAAGCCTTCCTTTCTTCTTTACATTTTTTTCCATTGCGAAAAAAAAGAGTTCTCATAAAATGAAAACTCCTTTGAACACAAGACTTATAATATCATAGTCTCTTTTATTTTTCAATGTTTTTTTAACAATTTCTTTGCATTTGCATACAAAATTCTATGTTTTTCTTCAGATTTTCTTAAGATTCTGAAATAATTTACAATTCTGGCTTTTATATTCTATCATTTACGGATCTGTCCATTTCCATAAATAATAAATTTGCTGGTTGTCAGTGCATCTAATCCCATTGGTCCTCTGGCATGAATCTTCTGGGTACTGATTCCGATCTCTGCTCCAAATCCAAATTCAAATCCATCAGTAAATCTTGTGGATGCATTAACATAAACGGCTGCTGCATCGATCTGATTTAAGAATTCCTGTGCATTCTGGTAAGAATCTGTGACGATCGCTTCCGAATGCCCCGTATTGTAATGATTGATATGTGCCACTGCTTCGTCAAAGCTGTCGACAGTTTTCACAGAAATGATAGAATCTAAGTATTCTGTTCCCCAGTCTTCTTCTGTTGCAGGGATGACCTGGTCATTTAAAGCACAAACTCTCTCATCTCCACGTACCTGTACTCCTTTTTCTAATAAAGCATCGATGATCGCTGGACCGTGACTCTCCAAGATATTCTTATGTAATACTAAAGATTCACATGTATTACATGTTCCAAGTCTCTGTGTCTTTGCATTGATGATGATGTTAACTGCCATGTCTTTCTGGGCAAATTCATCTACGTATACATGACAATTTCCTGTTCCTGTCTCGATCACTGGCACTGTAGAATTCTTTACAACACTTTGAATGAGTCCTGCACCACCTCTTGGAATCAGAACATCTAAGTATTCATTTAACTGCATCATCTTTGTAGCTGTCTCACGGCTTGTATCTGTCAGCAGCTGAATGCTGTATTTTGGCATATTGCAGGATTCTAGTGCACTCTGGATCACATTTGTGATCGCAAGATTTGAATTGATCGCATCACTTCCACCACGAAGAAGGCATGCATTTCCTGTCTTAAAACATAGTGCAAATGCATCTGCTGTTACGTTTGGTCTTGATTCGTAGATGATACCGACAACTCCTAATGGTACCGTTTTCTTACCGATCAAAAGTCCATTCGGTGTTTTCTGCATATGTTCTACAGAACCAATTGGATCATGTAGTTCAGCTACCTGACGAAGTCCTTCTGCCATTGCTTCGATACGGTCAGGATTCAGGGATAAACGATCGATCAACGCCTCGCTCATATCATTGCTTTTTGCATTCTCTACATCTTTATAATTCTCACTTAAGATATATTCCTGATTCTGTACCAGACATTTGGCTGCTTCTCTTAATACTTCATTCTTATCTTCAATCCCTGCTTTTCCAAGAATTATCGATGCTTCTTTTGCCTGTTTTCCTAGTTGTTCCAACATTATGAATGCCTCCTTTTCGGTGCGGTTTGCATCTATCTCCATCTGTTTTATCTGCTCTAGTTTAATCCTTTTGGTTTTAATGGAGTGATCGATCCATCTTCATTTTTGATACTTACATTATTAAGCTGTGCTCTTAAGTTTGCACGAACAGACTGGATGTATTCATGTCTTAACTTTCTCTGTTCTTCTTTCTGTTCTGGTGTTAACCCAATGGATTTATCCAGATTGTATAATTCATTAATTCTTTGAATATCTTTTTCTTTCATCTGTAATATTTCCTTTCTATATAATACATTGTTTTATCTTATTATGCCTTAAAATATGGGCGTTCTGTTAAATATTTCTTGAAATCAAAGTCTGGTCGTTTGTGTGCTAAGAATAATGTTCCGATCTCTTCTCCTGCAACAACTTTATTGACATTATTTAAATTATTGCTGTTTACGATCACCATATCTGCTCCAGCATCTGTTACGATATTGGCTGCTGCGATCTTCGTTTCCATTCCGCCAGTTCCGACCTTAGTTACAGCTCCTTTTGCCATTCTTCCGATCTTTTCATCTAAGACTGGTACTTCTGGGATCAGTTTGGCCAGTGGATTCTTGTGTGGGTCATCCGTATAAAGTCCGTCAATATCTGTCAGGAGGATCAATAGATCACCTTGTACAACCGCAGTTACGACTGCAGATAAGGTATCATTGTCACCAAACTCGATCTCTTCTGTCGATACCGTATCGTTTTCATTTACGATCGGGATCACGCCGAGTTTTAGTAATTCTTCAAATGTATTCTTGGCGTTATATCTTCTCTCGTCATTGAGCATCGTCTCTTTTGTGATCAGAATCTGTGCAGATCCCTGATTGTATTCAGCAAACAGTTTCTGGTAGATCATCATTAACTGTCCCTGTCCTACAGCAGAACATGCCTGCTTCATCGGAAGGGATGTCGGACGGTTTTCTAATCCCAGGGCTTTAAATCCTACACCGATCGCTCCTGAAGATACCAGGATCACGTCTTTTCCGCTGTTATGTAAGTCTGTTAAAACACGGACTAATTTCTCTAATCGGAATAAATTGATGTTTCCTGTT
The sequence above is drawn from the Anaerostipes hadrus ATCC 29173 = JCM 17467 genome and encodes:
- a CDS encoding DUF896 domain-containing protein, which produces MKEKDIQRINELYNLDKSIGLTPEQKEEQRKLRHEYIQSVRANLRAQLNNVSIKNEDGSITPLKPKGLN
- the proB gene encoding glutamate 5-kinase, which translates into the protein MNNREKLKDKQRIVVKVGTSSLIHKATGNINLFRLEKLVRVLTDLHNSGKDVILVSSGAIGVGFKALGLENRPTSLPMKQACSAVGQGQLMMIYQKLFAEYNQGSAQILITKETMLNDERRYNAKNTFEELLKLGVIPIVNENDTVSTEEIEFGDNDTLSAVVTAVVQGDLLILLTDIDGLYTDDPHKNPLAKLIPEVPVLDEKIGRMAKGAVTKVGTGGMETKIAAANIVTDAGADMVIVNSNNLNNVNKVVAGEEIGTLFLAHKRPDFDFKKYLTERPYFKA
- a CDS encoding glutamate-5-semialdehyde dehydrogenase produces the protein MLEQLGKQAKEASIILGKAGIEDKNEVLREAAKCLVQNQEYILSENYKDVENAKSNDMSEALIDRLSLNPDRIEAMAEGLRQVAELHDPIGSVEHMQKTPNGLLIGKKTVPLGVVGIIYESRPNVTADAFALCFKTGNACLLRGGSDAINSNLAITNVIQSALESCNMPKYSIQLLTDTSRETATKMMQLNEYLDVLIPRGGAGLIQSVVKNSTVPVIETGTGNCHVYVDEFAQKDMAVNIIINAKTQRLGTCNTCESLVLHKNILESHGPAIIDALLEKGVQVRGDERVCALNDQVIPATEEDWGTEYLDSIISVKTVDSFDEAVAHINHYNTGHSEAIVTDSYQNAQEFLNQIDAAAVYVNASTRFTDGFEFGFGAEIGISTQKIHARGPMGLDALTTSKFIIYGNGQIRK
- a CDS encoding RnfABCDGE type electron transport complex subunit D, with protein sequence MSETLYHVSANPHVRDNGSTQKIMLDVIIALLPATIFGIYIFGASAALTVAISVATCVVVEYIYQKLMKQPITVGDLSAALTGLLLALNLPSGAPFWMPILGGIFAIIVVKQVFGGLGQNFMNPALGARCFLMISFAARMTTFTYDGVTTATPLAVMEQGKSVDVMKSFLGFVPGTIGETSALLLIIGGAYLVFKKVISPIIPCVYVAVVAIFVLIFGGHGFDLSYMAAQIFSGGLMLGAIFMATDYVTSPITKNGKIIYAIVLGILTGLFRLFGPMAEGVSYSIIIANLLVPLIERVTVPTPFGIVKKGGKSNE
- the rsxC gene encoding electron transport complex subunit RsxC, translating into MALFTFSGGVHPADGKEFAKNSPITEYLPKGDVVLPLGQHIGAPAQPIVSKGDQVLVGQKVAEAGGFVSANIFSSVSGTVKAIEPRMTPAGAKVNSIVIENDGEFKEAAFEAKPYDQMSKDDVLAAIKEAGIVGLGGAGFPTHVKLAPKDPDAIEYIIVNGAECEPYITGDYRILMETPELLIEGLNIVLDMFPKAKGIIGIEDNKKDAIAKVEALVKGDARISVATLKTKYPQGAERSLIYATTGRSINSSMLPADAGCIVDNVATIVAIKEAVKDGKPLYERVVTVTGDAIKNPSNFKVRTGTNVQELIEAAGGFKTQPEKIISGGPMMGMAMFTTDVPAVKTFSCFLAFTKDEVAANQPSNCIRCGRCVSVCPQKLMPAKLSVLADHNQFDEFEKLYGAECVECGSCSFVCPAKRNLAQSMKTGRKQVLANRRKK